The following coding sequences lie in one Vespula pensylvanica isolate Volc-1 chromosome 7, ASM1446617v1, whole genome shotgun sequence genomic window:
- the LOC122630659 gene encoding golgin subfamily A member 4-like isoform X1, translated as MSSMSEEDERRKRSLEAGRDLLEKYKIARSNKTQGMHYVQTDEQSDEESYHNDKSMDQRGSFMNEVMSSRDITQSSVSMSEGEADRDLEGMAGRVAELEELLQGKEAIVAALNAEIDHLRGETSSPNSSQSHNSSIPSRDVICLYHTKLQEFEKAINQRDNLIEDLTSSLEQALSARDALVAQLNSLNATRESSPRGTHSINLQEKIDMLETTLTNQKTVISKLNSQLAQIHKHVQTLEMEKETRNAEISDYKIQINNLNEQIRLGAAEKNLNIAEMLEQQKQYEARVDKIKQDMQHILEKFTAETNTNTARHQQEIKDLAIKHETELKNICVKYEEHLQSLKEENKLLADRLNKELPDLESRHAKELSVFQAQLAHYKKTVETLKLELVNRSEAQNRAQAEADMFNSKLEELQVQAENTRRLQELNNQKEKELLNEQIELHKIQLDEITSKYVAATTVLESKESIERSLDQALVNAATLKQENDGLKFQLDDLSSRYSAAQSLIENNQAHERTMSSRIYDLEKSLSRLSGINVSMLSEFNETTYQTLDEVTIKYQLTKQRLEEKEQLEKVLIDKIQNLEDNGCKMKKELEQANLTNKSYEKQLKDTKNMCDKLESEMISLRESNLTNYVPPENVTNNDSKNINVIDKSESIELLQKLATYENEIKELKRIVEQKNTENTDNTKKLNDLAEQMKHSEDECKQLKNGLAIAWAQCAEVEEKLNQTLAIQDSTIDISLPLSEFCAALPKHFGYNKSTNDFTNDTQNSFNETNNLDIIKQQNDEKIKSMQEEVKYLTQENENMFKEMEHLIEKQSNYDEISNKLHQYCVLCDKLESEKQSLLDENRKLKADWEEINVLHKSLDDLQVEKNKLQKDIDNLIEQHKHEISAIKADCSKELKAMQTLLLNVKEGNIGLNELKNELEIRHAKEMEELRTYFEEKCLQMEKQYSEEVFSQQSKKMSDNDSEIEELTEDVYFGGAGDCLNVGNISGHHSRSGTPVVTKETKHKISNEDLSQVETEHETSMKTLKQQLDKKNVEIQNMKLYYEKLLEDQKEIHKSQLKSTKVDVGPSFLTKPIEQCCQTEFDTRTLENGELSKLQAAYNHQLEEQVALAKLDIVNALQEQIQALLLVENDGEDNWPSELIILRDKLTNNAKQQIQELKENHAVEVLRLKEQYSLNLAQLIENHKEEIHKIKVGEMSEGFEKEIDIDNSVVSLKIGVKERDHLHKMCLTLKNLIGELIRYFAVCEEEVNNTLINEVLKRQIPSLNLEEDIAGTGIDHSKIPEAKNENATKVHPNSSEVKVKKVHFAPQSDEIISIINSDNETLRGILVHNEDVIEKLRSELNNSLRRLRTESAEIFNIPLSPDEKLDISSNDMWKKNIIEELTTKLNHTEGLLLNYQEESEQLKMNIIELQRKLINAENKKEIITEGYGEHDETRNDITLQDFSQLQEKARHVLSNGGGEGSYLLQLIEELCTQSDKLMEDARKEKEDLQQQQVPLETTSPSYIHRVCCGKIEAADKQLRATRTFLEEQAAEREAERDESAKQINHLQEQLKEREREKERDQRITSENSLSPESSTEIPVLQVIDIAKTVEALESQMREMSSMMSDTEAKKSETESELKAAVDKIWVLRDIVHDLEQQLQGKIEREESLQLQITQLEAIITAQTKNQQDLVQELDSIKMGETSRQINEHITHLQEELRKHKLSSEHFDANSSTLKQMKVELRDLQVQLDKRIKNLESLHISDSTLSISQSQPSEDVSIREQIDATRCPTPDDPTAPLILPLDEILKLKEKILKHARVEEAAFKKIKDLEMELSGLKNQNEELQAEQEILQQTASEQLYQMEAMRGRLEQQKQSAPFAQRQATSRLELELHEANTKIQALEQAISDKELELNDVKDQLQRSNQLLLEKEAEIANVVQLESMTIQKLKDRLTVLEDEKMNLQSKVGIQEQAQLELPQLIDSMLADKNEEIDHLKEQLVKKEKQLEIYSSVALDEAQLRELAKHVEPKNSARTLSDILSIHSECEDVSEAVRCGQSLVQTIPHNISSFKVSSTSPSSKDALDASVIPLLETNKISMQVPPLDLGSHSQSTYNQNLHVSVDDIDLPPNETESKMSSQDMVGNASDTNKPSIETKQTIRSPVIKEISGNNVFCTGNKKINNDSSQDSFKSYRTSATHIREFDNETMQLQVQHLEKELHEIKEELNDKTTMLEKRESELLTLRKQFDELQLELKETCETQTRDKNFYKNQYELIQASENKIRKDLLQVENTLKLKKNELQDMKDKMQTNEKIMIELNSENSKLKETMQNKNDEIMQKYVMSVQEKARELQTLQDVLSEKEITIETIQTRNIEIENENKQLYEYKKKWDQCERELIDCQSEIQRLTDGLNNRDQIIRRLEEMARRSNFSGTSSPSDCKDQEIHHLQEYLKEKDKVIRQMSDDSRSLHRALETIQSKMKESGNVVELRKKLKEEYKINAELRDTIERLSKELEVLREYSARRSQDDTDIEDMVQRELNLSARLDKQIMNAIDSDQEEMILQGRERESVSQCSSPYKKRTDENQYEILVRKCAELKLRLKQADKVNEELLKLKDELEIEKEMLKCQVAEYENRIFQIKSDLSQESKKIMELDKELSGERNLVRSLKLQMEKSQKLMQSAHVQNNELIECLQGKLKSSLVIEEKLRNEISSMRQEHKNLEIRLSSMREHIESQKIDQLPGLIDLLKTEQMKYIALVEEYEKEQRNNSELRDILKKIETERNRYEKQLEVVVEEKESLVSNLVLVEGIKEQLETDLRRIKEELKAKEDECEWLQKRIKTMSDAEAKRQDKRASEHYELKGLRRGLENAKEVIIDLEADMKQSKQELKESGERELKLQQKLDSFKIKETELIEKLSLSKEEERKQRELAFELQQKLKTYVKKMVDLTKELDNRSTKENNDPAKYMNRIKELTDANEKYSTEKDTLHFKLVKVKHDKDQLKQQIKELQTQLQQNKHFPSANAGQLENVDKAEHIYGKYLRANSKWKSLIYQKRYLLCVIGSYEISEENTFAILAQLTRKERLYIKRDHQRKRAIFRFKSAVLVIISIHRMKWLIVRWRTGRRIGANMLLGNQNQSFVPPIRFPTLNHSPPIREKSIFEKDPGSGFDLEQYYQRLKNIQQTLGLAVVEPGAVDDISSE; from the exons atgagCAGTATGTCGGAAGAAGATGAGCGTAGAAAACGTTCATTGGAAGCTGGGAGAGATTTg ttggaaaaatataaaatagcaaGGTCAAATAAAACACAAGGAATGCATTATGTTCAGACAGATGAACAGTCTGACGAAGAATCTTATCATAATGATAAATCAATGGACCAAAGAGGATCATTT ATGAATGAAGTTATGTCTTCGAGAGATATAACGCAAAGTAGCGTTAGTATGAGCGAAGGAGAAGCGGATAGAGATTTAGAAGGTATGGCGGGACGTGTAGCTGAGTTAGAAGAACTATTGCAAGGGAAAGAAGCTATTGTCGCAGCATTGAATGCAGAAATTGATCATCTTAGAGGAGAAACGTCTTCTCCAAACTCGTCGCAAAGTCATAATAGTAGTATTCCTAGTAGAGATGTAATATGTTTGTATCATACAAAA TTACAAGAATTTGAAAAAGCAATAAATCAAAgagataatttaatagaagATTTGACGTCTTCTTTGGAACAAGCATTGTCTGCTAGAGATGCGCTCGTAGCTCAACTCAATTCTTTGAATGCAACAAGAGAGTCTAGCCCAAGAGGCACGCATAGTATAAATTTGCAAGAAAAA ATTGATATGTTAGAAACTACTTTAACCAATCAAAAAACTGTCataagtaaattaaattctcAATTGGCACAAATTCATAAACATGTTCAGACATtagaaatggaaaaggaaacgCGAAATGCTGAGATTagtgattataaaatacaaattaataatttgaacGAACAAATTCGTCTTGGTGCTGCTGAAAAGAATTTGAACATTGCAGAGATGTTGGAACAACAAAAGCAGTACGAAGCACGcgttgataaaataaaacaggaCATGCaacatattttagaaaaattcacAGCTGAAACCAATACAAATACTGCTAGACATCAGCAGGAAATAAAg GACTTAGCAATAAAACATGAaactgaattaaaaaatatttgtgtgAAGTATGAGGAACATTTACAGTCgttgaaggaagaaaataaattattagccGACCGTTTGAACAAAGAATTACCAGATTTAGAAAGTAGACACGCCAAAGAATTATCAGTTTTTCAAGCACAGTTGGcacattataaaaaaactGTTGAGACTTTAAAACTTGAGTTGGTAAATCGTTCGGAGGCTCAAAATAGAGCTCAAGCTGAAGCTGATATGTTTAATTCGAAACTTGAAGAGCTTCAAGTACAAGCGGAGAATACACGTCGCTTGCAAGAACTGAAtaatcaaaaggaaaaagaattattgaacGAACAGATTGAATTGCATAAAATTCAATTAGATGAGATTACATCGAAATATGTTGCTGCTACCACTGTATTAGAATCTAAAGAAAGTATTGAACGTTCATTGGATCAGGCATTGGTAAATGCTGCTACATTGAAACAGGAAAATGATGGATTGAAATTTCAATTGGATGATTTATCATCTAGATATTCAGCAGCTCAATCTCTTATCGAAAATAACCAAGCGCACGAGCGTACCATGAGTTCTAGAATATACGATTTGGAGAAATCATTGTCACGACTCAGTGGTATAAACGTTAGTATGCTTAGTGAATTTAATGAGACTACTTATCAAACTTTGGATGAAGTAACCATCAAATATCAATTAACGAAGCAAAGGCTCGAGGAGAAGGAACAGTtggaaaaagtattaattgacaaaatacaaaatttggAAGATAACGGatgtaaaatgaagaaagaattgGAACAAGCTAACCTTACTAATAAATCTTATGAGAAACAATTGAAggatacaaaaaatatgtgCGACAAATTAGAATCTGAAATGATATCATTGAGAGAATCAAATTTGACGAATTACGTGCCTCCTGAAAATGTTACGAATAAcgatagtaaaaatataaatgtcatAGATAAAAGTGAATCTATCGAGTTGCTTCAGAAATTAGCGAcgtatgaaaatgaaataaaagaattaaaacgaATCGTAGAACAGAAGAATACTGAAAATACAGATAACACGAAAAAACTAAACGATCTTGCGGAACAAATGAAACATTCGGAAGATGAATgcaaacaattaaaaaatggtTTGGCGATAGCTTGGGCACAATGTGCAGAAGTCgaggaaaaattaaatcagACACTGGCTATACAAGACAGTACTATTGACATATCTTTACCATTATCAGAATTTTGTGCAGCCTTACCTAAACATTTTGGATATAATAAGAGTACCAACGATTTTACAAATGACACTCAAAATTCGTTTAATGAAACTAATAATCTAGATATTATTAAGCAACAAaacgatgagaaaataaaGTCAATGCAGGAGGAAGTGAAATATCTTACGCAAGAAAATGAGAACATGTTTAAGGAGATGGAACATTTGATAGAAAAACAATCAAATTACGATGAGATATCAAACAAATTGCATCAATATTGTGTGTTATGCGATAAATTAGAATCGGAGAAGCAATCTTTATTggatgaaaatagaaaattgaaagcaGATTgggaagaaataaatgtattacatAAATCGTTAGACGACTTGCaagtagaaaagaataagttACAAAAGGatatagataatttaattgaacAGCACAAACATGAGATAAGTGCTATTAAAGCAGATTGTTCCAAGGAATTAAAAGCAATGCAAACGCTTTTACTTAAcgtgaaagaaggaaatatcgGATTGAACGAATTGAAGAACGAATTAGAAATACGTCATGctaaagaaatggaagaattAAGAACGTATTTCGAAGAGAAATGTTTGCAAATGGAAAAACAGTATTCCGAGGAAGTGTTTAGCCAACAGTCGAAAAAAATGTCCGATAATGACAGTGAAATTGAAGAATTAACGGAAGATGTATATTTTGGAGGTGCAGGAGATTGTTTGAACGTTGGAAACATCTCTGGACATCACTCTAGAAGCGGTACACCTGTTGTCactaaagaaacaaaacataaaatttctaatgagGATTTGTCTCAGGTAGAAACAGAACATGAAACAAGTATGAAGACATTGAAACAACAAttggataagaaaaatgtggaaatacaaaatatgaaattatattatgaaaaattattagaagatCAAAAGGAAATACATAAAAGTCAATTGAAGAGTACAAAAGTGGATGTCGGCCCttcatttttaacaaaacCAATCGAACAG TGTTGTCAAACGGAGTTTGATACAAGAACACTGGAAAATGGTGAACTATCCAAGTTGCAAGCTGCCTACAATCATCAGTTAGAAGAACAGGTGGCATTAGCTAAACTTGACATTGTCAACGCTCTTCAGGAACAAATTCAG GCACTTTTATTAGTTGAAAACGACGGAGAAGATAATTGGCCATccgaattaataatattacgagATAAATTAACTAATAACGCTAAGCAACAAATAcaagaattgaaagaaaatcatgCTGTTGAGGTGCTTCGTTTAAAAGAACAATACTCTCTTAATTTAGCTCAGTTAATCGAAAatcataaagaagaaattcataaGATTAAAGTAGGAGAGATGTCTGAAGGTTTTGAAAAGGAAATTGATATTGATAATTCTGTAGTTTCCTTGAAAATTGGAGTTAAAGAAAG agATCATTTACATAAGATGTGTTTGactcttaaaaatttaattggaGAATTGATAAGATATTTTGCTGTTTGCGAAGAAGAAGTCAATAATACCCTCATCAATGAAGTTTTAAAAAGACAAATACCTTCATTAAATTTAGAAGAAGATATTGCGGGTACAGGAATTGATCATTCCAAAATACCTGAAGCAAAGAATGAAAATGCAACTAAAGTTCATCCAAATTCCTCAGAAGTAAAAGTTAAGAAGGTTCATTTTGCTCCACAATCTGatgaaattatatcaattataaatagTGATAACGAGACATTAAGGGGTATACTTGTTCACAATGAAgatgtaatagaaaaattacgGTCTGAATTAAATAACAGCTTACGTAGACTAAGAACAGAGAGtgcagaaatatttaatattccaCTTTCACCTGAcgaaaaattagatatatctTCAAACGATAtgtggaagaaaaatattatcgaagaacTGACTACTAAATTAAATCATACGGAAggtttattattgaattaccAAGAAGAATCAGAAcaattgaaaatgaatattattgagCTGCAAAGGAAATTGATTAATgctgaaaacaaaaaggaaattattacCGAAGGTTATGGCGAACACGACGAGACTAGAAATGATATTACTCTTCAAGATTTTTCACAATTACAAGAAAAAG cAAGACATGTATTGTCCAATGGTGGTGGTGAGGGTTCATATTTATTGCAATTGATAGAAGAATTGTGTACTCAAAGTGACAAATTAATGGAAGatgcaagaaaagaaaaagaagatttacaACAACAG CAGGTGCCTTTAGAAACTACTTCTCCTTCATACATTCACAGGGTTTGCTGTGGAAAG ATCGAAGCAGCGGACAAACAATTAAGAGCAACACGTACATTCTTGGAAGAACAAGCAGCAGAACGCGAGGCTGAACGAGATGAGTCTGccaaacaaataaatcatttgCAAGAgcaattgaaagaaagagaacgtgaaaaagaaagagatcaacGCATAACTTCTGag AATTCACTATCACCCGAATCGTCGACAGAAATACCTGTGCTTCAAGTAATCGACATCGCCAAAACA GTGGAAGCTCTCGAATCGCAGATGAGAGAAATGTCCTCTATGATGTCAGATACGGAAGCTAAAAAATCTGAGACAGAAAGTGAATTGAAAGCTGCAGTTGACAAAATTTGGGTTTTAAGAGACATTGTACATGATTTGGAGCAACAATTGCAGggaaagatcgaaagagaagaatcatTGCAACTTCAGATTACACAATTGGAAGCAATAATTACTGCTCAAACAAAAAATCAACAGGATCTTGTACAGGAGTTAGATTCCATAAAGATGGGCGAAACTAGTAGACAAATAAACGAACATATTACTCATTTACAA gaAGAATTAAGGAAACATAAGTTAAGCTCTGAACACTTTGATGCTAATTCTTCTACTTTGAAACAGATGAAAGTCGAGCTTCGAGATTTACAAGTTCAATTggacaaaagaataaaaaatttggagTCCTTACATATTTCTGATTCTACTTTAAGTATTAGTCAAAGTCAGCCAAGCGAAGATGTTTCTATCAGAGAACAAATTGATGCCACTAGATGTCCTACGCCAGATGATCCTACAGCTCCACTAATTCTACCTCTTGACGAAATACTTAAACTCAAGGAGAAAATCTTGAAACATGCCAGAGTTGAGGAAGCTGCTTTTAAAAAGATCAAGGATTTGGAGATGGAATTATCAGGGCTCAAAAATCAAAATGAGGAATTACAAGCAGAGCAAGAAATATTACAACAAACTGCATCCGAACAATTGTATCAAATGGAAGCAATGCGTGGTCGTTTAGAACAACAGAAACAAAGTGCTCCGTTTGCTCAAAGACAAGCAACGTCAAGATTAGAACTTGAATTGCACGAAGCCAACACCAAGATCCAAGCATTGGAGCAAGCTATTTCTGATAAGGAATTAGAG tTAAATGATGTGAAGGATCAGCTGCAGAGATCCAATCAGTTATTATTAGAGAAAGAAGCAGAAATTGCAAACGTCGTTCAATTAGAGAGTATGACGATTCAGAAACTGAAAGATCGTTTAACCGTTTTAGAAGACGAGAAAATGAATCTGCAg TCGAAAGTTGGCATTCAAGAACAAGCTCAATTGGAGTTACCCCAATTAATAGATTCTATGTTGgctgataaaaatgaagaaatagatCATCTTAAGGAACAATtggttaaaaaagagaaacaattaGAAATCTATTCGTCCGTAGCATTGGACGAAGCACAGCTTAGAGAATTAGCGAAGCATGTTGAACCAAAAAATAGTGCTCGTACTCTAAGCGACATACTTTCTATTCATTCGGAGTGCGAAGATGTTTCTGAAGCCGTTAGATGTGGTCAAAGTTTAGTACAGACTATACCTCATAATATTTCTAGTTTTAAAGTATCATCGACTTCTCCATCGTCGAAAGATGCATTGGATGCGTCTGTCATTCCTTTGTTAGAAACTAACAAAATAAGTATGCAGGTACCTCCGTTAGACTTAGGCTCGCATTCTCAAAGTACGTACAATCAGAATCTACATGTGTCTGTCGACGACATTGATTTACCTCCTAACGAGACAGAATCAAAAATGTCTTCGCAAGACATGGTTGGAAATGCAAGTGACACAAACAAACCGTCtatcgaaacaaaacaaactaTACGTAGTcctgtaataaaagaaatttcaggTAACAATGTATTCTGTAcgggtaataaaaaaataaacaatgataGTTCTCAGGATAGTTTCAAATCTTATCGAACGTCTGCTACTCACATTCGAGAGTTTGACAATGAAACTATGCAATTACAAGTTCaacatttagaaaaagaattacacgAGATAAAGGAAGAATTGAACGACAAAACAACGATGTTGGAGAAACGTGAAAGTGAACTATTGACTTTACGTAAGCAATTTGACGAATTGCAATTAGAGTTGAAAGAGACTTGTGAAACTCAAACGCGCGATAAGAACTTTTATAAGAATCAATACGAATTGATTCAAGCGTCTGAAAACAAGATAAGAAAGGATTTGTTGCAAGTGGAAAATACAttgaagttaaagaaaaacgagttGCAGGATATGAAGGATAAAAtgcaaacgaatgaaaaaatcatGATAGAATTGAATAGTGAAAATTCTAAATTAAAGGAGACCATGCAAAATAAGAACGATGAAATTATGCAAAAGTATGTTATGTCGGTTCAAGAGAAAGCGCGCGAATTACAAACCCTTCAAGATGTTCTATCAGAAAAGGAAATCACTATCGAAACTATTCAAACTAGAAACATTGAGATTGAAAATGAGAATAAAcaattatacgaatataagaaaaaatgggATCAATGTGAACGGGAACTTATAGACTGTCAAAGTGAAATCCAAAGATTGACGGATGGATTAAACAATAGAGATCAGATTATTAGAAGATTAGAAGAAATGGCAAGGCGTAGTAATTTTTCGGGTACATCCTCGCCATCTGATTGTAAAGATCAGGAGATACATCATCTTcaagaatatttgaaagaaaaagataaagttatAAGGCAGATGAGCGATGACAGTAGAAGTTTACACAGAGCTTTAGAAACTATCCAAAGTAAAATGAAGGAATCTGGTAATGTAGTGGAGTTAAGGAAAAAACTCAAAGaggaatataaaatcaatgcAGAATTGCGCGATACGATTGAAAGATTAAGTAAAGAACTTGAAGTTTTAAGAGAATATTCTGCAC gTCGATCGCAGGACGATACCGACATCGAAGATATGGTACAAAGAGAACTTAATTTATCAGCTCGTTTGGATAAACAAATTATGAATGCCATCGATAGCGATcaagaagaaatgatattgcaaggaagagaaagagaatctgtTTCACAATGCTCTTCCCCTTACAAAAAGAGAACTGATGAGAatcaatatgaaatattgGTACGAAAATGTGCGGAACTTAAATTACGATTGAAACAGGCGGATAAGGTTAATgaagaattattgaaattaaaggATGAGTTGGAAATTGAAAAGGAAATGCTTAAGTGTCAGGTAGCGGAGTATGAAAATCGCATCTTCCAAATAAA GTCAGATTTATCTCAggaatcaaagaaaataatggaacTTGACAAGGAACTTTcaggagaaagaaatttagtacgttctttaaaattacaaatggAAAAAAGTCAAAAATTAATGCAGTCGGCTCATGTTCAAAATAACGAACTTATCGAG TGTTTGCAAGGGAAGTTAAAGTCGTCGCTCgtcatcgaagaaaaattaagaaacgaGATATCCTCGATGCGCcaagaacataaaaatttggaaataCGATTGAGTTCTATGAGAGAACATATTGAGTCTCAAAAGATAGATCAATTGCCCGGTTTGATAGATCTTTTAAAAACCGAGCAAATGAAGTACATAGCGTTGGTCGAGGAGTATGAAAAGGAACAGAGAAATAATTCAGAACTACGAGATATCttgaagaaaatcgaaacgGAAAGAAATCGTTATGAAAAACAATTAGAGGTAGttgtcgaagagaaagagagtttagTGAGTAATTTGGTACTAGTCGAAGGTATTAAAGAACAACTGGAAACCGATCTTAGAAGAatcaaagaagaattaaagGCAAAAGAAGATGAATGCGAATGGTTacaaaaaaggattaaaacgATGTCCGATGCAGAAGCAAAAAGACAAGATAAAAGAGCTAGCGAACATTACGAGCTTAAAGGATTAAGAAGAGGACTTGAAAATGCGAAAGAAGTTATAATAGATTTGGAAGCTGATATGAAACAATCGAAACAAGAATTAAAGGAATCTGGAGAACGCGAATTAAAATTGCAACAAAAGTTGGACAGttttaaaataaaggaaaccgaattaatagaaaaattgagtttatccaaagaagaagaaaggaaacaaagagagCTGGCATTTGAATTGCAACAAAAGTTAAAAACTTATGTTAAGAAAATGGTAGATCTTACGAAAGAATTAGATAATAGATCTACCAAGGAAAATAACGATCCTGCTAAATATATGAACAGGATTAAG GAATTAACGGatgcaaatgaaaaatattccacCGAGAAAGACACACTTCATTTTAAATTGGTCAAAGTTAAACACGATAAGGACCAACTCAAACAGCAAATAAAAGAACTCCAAACACAATTGCaacaaaataaacattttccgTCTGCGAATGCAGGTCAATTGGAGAACGTTGATAaa GCGGAACATATCTACGGTAAATATCTTCGAGCCAATAGCAAGTGGAAATCGTTGATATATCAAAAACGTTATTTGCTTTGCGTTATTGGAAGTTATGAGATTTCCGAAGAAAATACATTTGCCATACTTGCTCAATTAACACGGAAGGaacgattatatattaaaagggATCATCAACGTAAAAGGGCCATCTTTCGTTTTAAAAGTGCTGTTCTTGTAATCATTAGTATACATCGAATGAAGTGGCTAATTGTACGATGGCGTACGGGTAGACGTATAGGTGCTAACATGCTCTTAGGAAATCAAAATCAATCATTTGTCCCTCCTATTCGATTTCCAACTTTAAATCATTCACCACCGATAAGAGAGAAATCAATATTCGA gaaaGACCCTGGTAGCGGTTTTGACCTTGAACAATATTATCaacgattaaaaaacattCAGCAAACACTTGGATTAGCCGTGGTTGAGCCGGGAGCTGTCGATGATATATCATCcgaatag